CAGCCGGCCATGCGGCGCGCGAGCGGTGCGGCACGCTGGATCGCGCATGGGCTGCTGGCGGATATCGGCTTCAACGACTTCACCATCCTGCGCGCGCCGTCGGGCGCGCCGGCGTGGCCCCGTGGGATAACGGGCTCGCTCGCGCATGACAACGAAATGGCCGTGGCGGCGGTTGCGCCTGCCTCCGACATCGGTTCCCTCGGCATCGACGTCGAGCCCGCGCAGCCGCTCCCGGATGACATTTTGGCACTCGTTGCAACCCATGCGGATGTGACGGACGCGTTGGACCGGGACCTTGCCGGCCGCATCCTGTTTTCAGCCAAGGAAGCCGTCTACAAGGCTGTCTATCCGCTTGATCGCCAGATCCTGGGCTATGAGGATATCGCCGTCGACCTGAACGCAGGGTTCGCCACGACGACGACGGGGCGCAGGGCGAGGCTCGCTTACTGCGTTGCTCCGCGCGTGGTTGTCCTGGCCTTTGTCCCCGGTTAGGTCCCGCGTTCCGGTCAGCACCATCAGGGCCTGCCCCGACAGGACTGGACCGCGGGCCTTTCACTGCGTCGCCGACTTGGACGCCAGTCGCGGACCGGTCTTGACGTCGACGATCTCGGGCTTCGCGGCGTCGACCGTCCCGTCCCAACCGCCGCCCAGCGCCTTGTTGAGCGCGATGTATTGCGTGGCGACCAGGACGCGGCTTTGCAGCATGGTGTCCTCGGCCGTGTAGAGCGAACGCTCGGCGTCGAGCACTTCGAGTAGGCTCGCCTCGCCGGCCTTGAAAAGCGTGGTTTCGAGGCGGGCCGCCTCGCCATAGGATTTCGCCGAGGAGGCAAGCTTGCCGACCCTGATGCGCTCCTGCGACAGCGAGACAAGAGCATTCTCCACATCCTCGAGCGCCGTCAGCACGGAGGAGCGGTAGGCGATGAAATATTGGTCGCGCTGGGCCTTGGCGACATCGACGGCCGCCTGCAACTGGCCGGCGTTGAACAATGGCATGCTGAGCTCCGGCCCGAACGACCAGCCGATCGACGAACTCTTGCCGAGGTCGCCGAGCTTCAGCGCGGCCGTGCTGATGTTTCCCGTCAGGCTGACCGAGGGATAGCGAGCCGCGTCGGCCTGGCCGATCTTGGCGGTATATTGCGCGTACTGGCGTTCCGCCATGCGCACGTCGGGACGCGACAGCAGAATGTCGGCGGGAATTCCGGTCGGCATCGGCAGGCGCGGCGCCGGGATCGGGGCGCCGCGCTTCAGCCGCTCGCTAAGTGCGGCCGGCGGCCGGCCGATGAGCACCGAAAGACGGTGCATGGCCTCTGCATAGCTTGCTTCCAGCGTCGGAATCGCGGCTTCCGTGCTGCTGGCCTGCCCCATGGCCTTGGCGACATCGGCCGCGGTTGCCGTGCCCGCCAGCGCCATCTGCCGGGTCAGTTCGGCGGTCTGCCTTTGCGATGCGGCCGAGCGCCGGGCCAGCGCAATGCGCGCCTGATAGCCGCGCGCCTGGGCATAGTAAGATGCGACATCTCCAACCAGGGTCAGCAGGGTCGAGCGCAGCTCCTCCTGGGACGCGTCCAAACCATAGCGGGCGGCTTCGACGCCCCTGCGGTTGGCGCCGAACAGGTCGAGTTCCCAGCTGGCGTCGAAGCCCGCCTGGTATTCGCTGTAGATGTCGTTGCTGCCGGACGTCGTCACGGCCGACTTGTTGTGGGTGACCGATCCGGAGTCGTCCACCGAGGGCAGCAATGCACCGGCGCTCTGGCGATAGCTTGCCCGCGCTTCGCGGATCTTGGCTTTCGCCGTGGCAACGTCGAGATTACCGGCAACCGCTTCCTCGACAAGACTGTCCAGCTCGGGATCGCGCAGCCGCTGCCACCATCGCGCCAGCTGCGCCGGTTGAGCAGACTTCGCCGGCTTCTGGCCGCTCCAGTTCGCCGGCATCGGCAGGATGGGCGTTTGATAGTCGGGGCCGACGACGCATCCGGCGAGAAGGGCTGCGCTGAAAATAGGCGCAAGGAGCCGCCTCGCGGCCACCGGGCCACGTTCTGAACCTGTCATGTGAAAACCCTTATTGCTGGTTGGCTGGTGCCGGCGTCTCGCCCTTATCTTGCCCAGTCTCAGGCCCAGTATTCGGCCCAGCCTCCGGCTTGGCCGCCCTGCCCTTGAAGATGCGGCGCACCGTGACGAACAGCAGCGGCACCAGGAACACGCCGATCACGGTCGCCGCGATCATGCCGCCCATCACGCCGATACCGACGGAGTTCTGCGCCCCCGAGCCGGCGCCGCTGGCAATGGCGAGAGGCGTGACACCGAGGATGAAGGCCAGCGAGGTCATCAGGATCGGTCGCAGACGTTGTCGCGCCGCCTCCAGCGTCGCCTCGACAAGTCCCATGCCGGCCGCCTGCCGCTCGATGGCGAACTCGACGATGAGGATGGCGTTCTTGGCGGCGAGACCGATCGTGGTCAGCAAGCCGACCTTGAAGTAGACGTCGTTGGTCTGACCGAACAGAGTGGCCGCCGCGAGCGCGCCGAAGATGCCGATCGGCACCGACAGCATGACCGCGAACGGGATCGACCAGCTCTCATAGAGCGCGGCCAGGCACAGGAACACGACCAGTGCCGAGATCGCATAGAGCGACGTCGCCTGGTTGCCCGAAAGCCGCTCCTGGTGCGACAGCCCTGTCCATTCGTGGGAATATCCGGCAGGCAGTTGCGCGACGAGCTTGTCGATCTCGTCCATGGCGGCACCTGAACTCACGCCGGCGGCCGCCGCGCCCTGGATCTCGACCGCCGCCGAACCATTGTAGCGTTCGAGCCTGGGCGAGCCGAATGTCCAGTGGCTGGAGGCGAAGGCCGAGAACGGCACCATGGCGCCGTTGGCATTGCGGACCTGCCATTTGTCGAGGTCTTCCGGCTGCATCCGGAAGTCCGCGTCCGACTGCATATAGACCGGCTTCACCCGCCCGCGATCGATGAAATCGTTGACGTAGTTGCTGCCCCAGGCGGTCGAAAGCGTGTTGTTGATGTCGGCGAGGCTGACGCCCAGCGCGCTGGCTTTCTCCTGGTCGATGTCGACCGAGAATTGCGGCTGGTCCTCCTGCCCGTTGGGGCGCGTGCTGGTGAGCAGCTTGCTCTGCGCGGCAAGACCCAGAAGCTGGTTGCGCGTCTGGATCAGTGCGTCATGGCCAGCGCCATTGACGTCCTGCAGGTAGAAATCGAAACCGTTGGTGTTGCCGAACCCCTGGATGGCGGGAGGAGCGAGCGCGAAGACTTGCGCATCCCTGATCTTGGAGAAGGCGCCCATCGCGCGCCCAGCGATCGCCCGTGCGGCCAAAGCCGGCGATTTGCGCTGGCTGAAATCCTTCAGCCGAACAAAGCCGATGCCGACATTCTGCCCGGCGCCGCCGAAGCCGAAGCCAGAGGCGGTGAAGACCCCCTCGACCGCGTCCTTTTCTTCCTTGAGATAATGATCCGTGACCTCCGCCAGCACACGGTCGGTGCGGTCCTGCGTCGCGCCGACCGGCAATTGCACGCTGGTGATCAGGATGCCCTGGTCCTCTTCCGGCAGGAACGAACTTGGCAACCGGGCGAACATCCAGCCCATCGCCACGACGATGACCAGGAAGACGACGAGGAAGCGCTTGCCCCAGTTGATGATGCCGTGCGAGCCGTCGCGGTAGGCCGTCGTGCCGCGGTCGAAGACACGGTTGAACCAGCCGAATGGACCCGTCTGCGTCGCATGGTCCTTGGGCGGCCGCAGGATCGTGGCGCACAGCGCCGGGGTCAGCACCAGCGCGACCAGCACGGACAGCACCATCGCCGAGACGATGGTCACCGAGAATTGCCGGTAGATGATGCCCGTCGAGCCGCCGAAGAAAGCCATCGGCACGAAAACGGCCGACAGCACGGTGGCGATGCCGATCAGCGCGCCGGTGATCTCGTTCATCGACTTGCGCGTCGCCTCCTTCGGCGGCAGCCCTTCCTCCTGCATGACGCGTTCGACATTCTCGACCACCACGATGGCGTCGTCGACGAGCAGGCCGATGGCCAGCACCATGGCGAACATGGTGAGCGTATTGACGGAATAGCCGAACAGCGAGAGCACGCCGAACGTGCCGAGCAGCACCACGGGCACGGCGATGGTCGGGATGATCGTCGCGCGCAGGTTCTGCAGGAAGATGAACATCACCAGGAACACCAGCACGATCGCCTCGGCCAGCGTCTTGACCACCTCCTCGATCGACAGCCGAACGAAAGGCGAGGTGTCGTAGGGGTAGACGACCTCGACCCCTTGCGGGAAGGTCGAACTCAGACGGTTGATCGTCGAGCGCACGGCCTCGGCGGTGTTGATGGCGTTGGCGCCGGTGGCCAGATTGATGGCGACGCCGGCCGCGGGTTTGCCGTTGTAGTTGGCCGATGTCGTATAGCTTTCGGCGCCGAGCTCGACAGTGGCGACATCGTTGAGGCGGACCAGCGAGCCGTCCGTCTGGCTCTTCAGGATGATGTTGCGGAACTGTTCGGCGGTCTGCAGCCGGCTCTTGGCCGTCACCGTGGCATTGAGCTGCTGGCCCTTGCGCGCCGGCCGGCCGCCGAGCTGGCCTGCGGAGACCTGCGTGTTCTGCGCCTGGATCGCCGCGGCCACGTCGCTCGGCATCAAGGCATATTTGGCGAGCTTGTCGGGATCCAGCCAGATGCGCATGGCATAGCCGGAGCCAAACAGCTGCGTCGAGCCGACACCCGCGACGCGCTTCAGCGTGTCGTTGACGGTGGCGTTGATATAGTCGGCGAGATCGGTCGAGTTCATCTTGCCGTCGCTCGAGACGAAGCCGATGACCATCAGGAAGCCGGTCGAGGATTTGGAGACGGTGATGCCGTTGCTCTGCACCACCTGCGGCAGTTGCGACTGCACCAGCTGCAGCTTGTTCTGCGTCTGCACCTGGGCGGTGTCGGGATCGGCGGCACTGGTGAACGTCAGGATGATCGAGGCCGCGCCGGTCGAGGTCGAGGTCGCCGTCATGTAGTCGAGATTGTCGATGCCGGTCATGCCTTGCTCGATGACCTTGGTCACCGAATTCTCGACGGTCTGGGCGTCGGCGCCCGGATAGGTCGCGCTGATGCTCACCGTGGTGGGCGCGATCTGCGGATATTGCGAGATCGGCAGCGTGGTGAGCGCCAGGAGGCCGCCCAGCATGATCACGATGGCGATCACCCAGGCGAAGATCGGCCGGTTGATGAAGAATGCGGACATCGGCTCAGTTCCCGGTCGACTGGTTGCTGGCCATCTTGGATGGAGACGATGCCTGCGAGGTCCCCTGCGCGCGGTCCTTGACCTCTCCGGTCGTCTCGTCGATCGTCACTTCGACGCCCGTCGCATCACCGCCGGGGCGCACCAGTTGCATGCCCTCGACAATGACGCGGTCGCCGTCGCCGACGCCTGCGTCGACCAGCCAATTGTTGCCGATGGTGTTGCGCACGGTCAGGACGCGCGTCTCGACCTTCCCCGCGGCATTGATGACCATGGCCGTCGCCTCGCCCTTGGTGTTGCGGCTGACGGCGCGCTGCGGCACCAGGAAACTGTTCTGGGCGACACCCTCCTCGACCAGGGCCCGCACATACATGCCGGGCAGAAGCAGGCGGTCCGGATTGGGGAACTCGGCCCTCAGCGCGAAGGTGCCGGTGGTCTGGTCGACATTGGCGCCGGAGAATTCCAACTTGCCGGTCTGCGAATAGATGGTGCCGTTCTCGAGCTTCAGCTTGACGCTGACATTGGGGCCGCTGAACTTCAGCCGGCCCGCCGAGATCGCCTGGCGCAGATTGAGCAGATTGGTGCTCGATTGCGTGACATCTACATTGATCGGATCGAGCGCACGGATGGTGGTGAGCAAGGTATCCTGGTTGGCGGTGACAAGGGCTCCTGGCGTCAGCGAGGACTTGTCGATGCGGCCGGCGATCGGCGCGGTGATCTTGGTGTAGTCGAGATTGATGCGCGCGGCTTCGACACTGGCCTTGGCGGACGCCACATCCGCGTTGGCCTGTGCCAGCGTGGCCGCGGCATCGTCGTAATCCTGTTTCGAGACCACATTCTGCTTCAGCAATCCGGCATAGCGGTCGAACTTGGCCTGCGCCGTAGGCACTGCCGCTTCGGCCTTCTGCTGGGCCGCGACCGCGCTGTCATAGGCTGCCTGGTAGCTCGCGGGGTCGATGAGGTAGAGCGGCTGCCCGGCCACCACCTCGCTGCCCTCCTTGAACAGGCGCGCCTGGATGATGCCGTTCACCTGCGGACGCACGTCCGCGGTCAGCGAGGCCGTGGTGCGTCCCGGCAACTCGGCGGTGATGGCCACCGATTGCGGATGCACGGTGACGACGCCGACCTCGGGCTTGCCTGCACCGCCCATGCCGGCGGGAGCCTTGCTTTGTTCCTGCGAACAGGCAGCCAGGAAAACGGCGGCGGCAAGCATTGCAGCCCAGGGCGCGCGCCTGAATGGATTAGCCGACAAAGGAAACGGGCTGGGGATGGGCATGTCCTGGATCTTTCCCTGGAGTTGCGGTCGCGTGGCCGCCGGCACCGGACCGCTCCGCCAGGAGCGGAGCCTGGATGCGGGCCAACAGAGGCGAGGTCGAGCGGGTGAACCTGCCGGTCAAGGCAGTCGATGTCATGACGACAGGCCGCGCCCCTCTATGGGCGGTGCCGAGCAATGCTTCGAAGCGGCTCATGTCACGCTCCTTCTTCGCGGCCGGGGCGTACTCGATGATCGAGTTCCCGGCCGCGATGCCCATCGCCATCAATATCCCGATCCGCGGCGACATGCCAAGCCTTACGCGGTCTTGCGGTCATGATGTCCGTGGGGCGGCTGCGAAAGCGGAAGCGACAGGCGCCACGCGGCGAAGTTCAGTCGGATCGCGCCCTTTAGCGTGTCGACCGGCAAGGCCGGGGGTGTGATGCGTCCGGCCAGCGGCAAGCCGCGTCCGGCCAGCGGCAGGCCGCGGCCGGCACGACTGACCGACAACCTTGGACTGGCCGATGCGATCAGCCGCAGCATCATCATGGCTTCCCACATTGACGTGCTCCATTCCATGATTTGAACGATCCGATAGCGGGATACGCCGCTATCTGGCGAAGAGCCGGCCGGCCCGACACGGTTGGGCCCACGGGCCGGCCGGCGCAGCCGGTCAGAGCTGCTCGCCTTCCCGGGGTGGGGGAGGCGGAAGCTGTCTGCCATTGTCGGACGGACCTTCGGAGCCGGCTGCGTCATCCGGCGGGTTGGCCAACAGACCGGGGGGTGGTCCATGTGGCCTATCCGCCGAAGCAAGGATTTCGAGCTGTTCGGGTGTCAGTGTGGTGCGCAGCACCGTGATCGCATCCTTCAGCTTGGCGGCCGAAACCGCGCGAGCGGTGACGTCGTCAGCCAGCCTTTCCTGGAAGGCAAAGGGGTCACGCTTGGCTTCCGGGCCTGCGGCATCCGGGTCGCCTGGTCCACCACGACCATGGTCGGGCCGTGCCGGTGAAAGCACGGCCTGCAGCGCGCTGGTGTAGTCGCGCCACGCATCGAGCTGCTCGGCACGGATGCCAATGCGGGTCTCCAGCGCCGAAAGCCGGGCCGCGAGCATGAATTCCGGCGGCGGCCCCATGCGGCGGGGTCCAAAGCCTTCGGGCCTAAAACCTTGCGGACCGGCCCGCATCGGTCCATGCGGGCCAACCCCATTCTGGCCGAACCAAGCCATCGGGCCATGATCCGGTCCATCCTGCATTGCCATGGCGGGTGGCTGCTCACCCGGCCCGGGATCGGGCTGCGCCGCCAGCGCCGGATGGACGGCCGCGACAGAAAACAGGCCGAGCGCAAGAAGTCTGCTTCGCATCATGTTGTTCCTTTCTCTCATGCTTCGGTGGGCAGGAAGATAGGAGGCGACTTTTTCCGCTTCGCGTCGGTTTGTTGCCGAAGGTTTCCGCAAAAGGGCAATTTGTTTCCGAATGTTTCCCGTGCCCAGCCGGAAACATTGCGTTGCAAATTTCCATGCCGCGGGGCGCCACTCTCCCTATAATCGAGAGCAGGCAAGGCAGAACGGCAGGGCAATGCAGTCACAACCCCATATCCTCGTCGTTGACGACGACCGCGAGATCAGGACACTTCTCCAGCGCTATCTCGACGGGCAGGGCTTTCGCGTCTCGGCGGCCGCGGACCGGCGCGAATGCGAGCAGAAGCTTGGCTCGAGCCAGTTCGACCTGATGGTGCTCGACGTCATGCTGCCAGACGGCTCGGGGCTCGATATCTGCCGCGGCCTGCGTGACCGCAAACCGCATATCCCCGTCATCCTGCTGACGGCGCTGAAGGAGGATGTCGACCGCATCATCGGCCTGGAGCTTGGGGCCGACGACTATCTCGGCAAGCCCTTCAATCCGCGCGAACTCACCGCCCGTATCCGCGCCGTGCTGAGGCGCTCGGCGCCCGACGACGCGCCAGCGCCACCACGCCCACGTATCTATCGCTTCGCCAGCTACAGGCTGGAGCCGGACACCCGCAAGGTGACGGATGCGCAAGGCGTGGCCATCGATCTCACCGGCGCCGAGTTCGACCTGCTGCAGGTGTTTCTCGACCGTCCCGGCCGGCTTTTGTCGCGAGACCAGCTTCTCGATCTGACGCAAGGCCGCGGGCGCGATCCGCTCGAACGCTCCGTCGATGTGCTGATGAGCCGGCTGCGCCGCAAATTCACGGAAACCGGCGACGGGCCGCTGTTCAAGACGGTGCGCAATGGCGGCTACCAGCTCACCGCGCGCGTCGAGGCGGCGGAGACCGGGGCATGAACTCGCTACGCCGGCGCCTCATCCTGTTGCTGGTCGCCTCGATCGTCGGCGTGGTCGGCCTGGCAACAGTCGCAGTACTCAGCGTCCGGGGTGGAGGACCGCCCCCGGAATTGACCGTGCCATGGGTTGCCCAACAGATGGAACTCGTGGTCCGGCTTGCGCCTGATCAGATTCCGGACGTTCTGCGGGTACAACTGAGCGACCATCCCGCAAGCGGCAAGGTGGACCGCCCAAAAACGGGGATGCTCAACGACATACTGCGCCGCCGGGGTCTCGACCTTCTGGCTTTTGTCACCGACAAGGGGGATGAACCCGGGCAGCTTGCATCGGTGCGCCTGCCCGACAATCGCTGGGCGATCCTGGAAGTTCCCCACATCAGTCCGCCAAGGCGCGAGTGGCTGGTTCTCGCCGGTTGGATCTCGCTGATCGTCGCCGGCGCCACGGCCGTCTCGGTCTATTTCACCGCCGTGCTCATCCGGCCACTCGAAATGCTGGAAACCGCTGTCTCCAAGATCGGATCGGATGGCGTGCTGGCGGCGGTTCCGGAAGTGGGCTCGGCCGAAGTCAAGGCGACGGCGCATGCGCTGAACCAGCTGTCATCCAGGCTGCGGACAGCCATGGAGAGCCGCATGCGCCTGGTCGCCGCCGCCGGCCACGACCTGCGCACGCCGATGACGCGCATGCGCCTGCGCGCCGAGTTCCTCGAAGAGGAACGCGACAAATGGCTTCACGATCTCGATGAGCTCGACCGCATCGCCGACAGCGCCATCCGGCTGGTCCGCGAGGAGGTGGACCAGGACGCGGTCGAGCCGGTGGATCTGGAAAGAGTGGTCCGCGATCTCGAAACCGAGATGACCTCGCTTGGACATGCGGTATCGATGCGGCATCTCGACAAGGTCTTCGTGCGGGCCGGCGCGCTTGGCCTGCGCCGGGCGTTGCGCAACCTGATCGTCAACGCCGCCACGCATGGCAAGGGCTGTGACGTCTCGCTGTCCGCCACGGGCGGACAGGCCGTGCTCACCATTGCCGATAACGGGCCGGGCATCCCGGCGGAACTGCTGAACAAGGCATTCGAGCCGTTTTTCCGCGTCGATCCCGCCCGCCGGCAATCCGTCCCGGGCGCGGGCCTCGGCCTCGCCATCGCCAAGGAAATCATCGAACGCTATGGCGGAACCATTGTGTTGGAGAACCGCCCTGGCGGCGGCCTCTCCCAGAAGGTCGTTTTCGCCGCTGTTTGAACGGGCGCCCTACGGCCCCACGGACGGACGGCTTATTGGAAGCAAGCAAAGCCGGTTTGACCCAAGGGGACAGTTTGCAGAGTCAAATGGCGCGCCCGAAGAGATTCGAACTCCTGACCCCCAGATTCGTAGTCTGGTGCTCTATCCAGCTGAGCTACGGGCGCGCAACAGGCCATACATTGCATGGCCTCGCGAACCGATCCTGACGACCGGTCACGAACATGAAGCGTTCACTAGCGACTGATTTTGCGAAAAGCAAGCCGCTGTGCAAAAGTTTTGCCAGGGATGTGTCAATCAAATGACGGCAAGGCTGACGGAGCCGGCGCCAGCATCAGAGGCCGCGCGACAGGCGCCGCACGAAATAACTGATCAGGCCGGGCGGCGCAGGCCGTTGCGGGCCTGATCGAGCCGGACAGGCTGGTCGGGGATGGTGACCGCGAATGTGGTGCGGCCGCCAATGCTCTCGACAAGCTCCACGGTCCCGCCATGGGCGCGGATCAATTCATGGGCGATCGCCAGGCCCAGCCCAGTGCCGCCGCTGCGCGCCGAGCCACGGAACGCCGCGAACAGGTTCTCGCGGGCCTTTGGCGGCAGGCCCGGCCCGGTGTCGGTGACGACGATGCGGCTGACACTGCCCAGGCGCTCACTCGACACGGCTAGACGCCGGATCAGCGCGTTTTCGCTGTCCGCCGCCATGGCCTGCACGGAATTGCGGCACAGATTGGTGAGCACGCGAAACAGCTGGTCGGAGTCTGCATCCACCTCGAAGGCCGGTTCGACGCCATTGACGAACTCGATGCCCTCGCCGATGTCGAGCAGGCCGTGCACATCCTCGACCAATTGGCGCAGCCGCACCCTGCGACGCGAAGGCGCCGGCTCCTGCGTGCGACCATAGGCCAGCACGCCTTCCGAATAGGAGACGGCCCGGTCGAGCGCGCGCAGAAGTTTCGGCGCGAACGACTGCACGGTGGGGTCTTTCACCTGGCGCAGGCGGTCCGACATCAGCTGCGCCGAAGCCAGGATGTTGCGCATGTCGTGGTTGATCTTCGACACGGCGAGTCCAAGGTCGGCGAGATGCTTCTGCTCGGACAGCATCTTCTGCAGGCGCTCCTGCATCTGCGACAGTTCACGCTCGGCGACGCCGATCTCGTCGGCGCGATCAGCCGGATGAATGATGCGTCTGGGATCGTCGGGAGCCTCGGAGAAGGACAGCATGGAGCGCGTCATCGCCCGGATCGGCCCGATCATGATCAGGTCGATGGCTGCGTAGACCAGCATCGCGGTGAACAGCGAGATCAGCAGCGAGACGAAGGCGACATTGCGCGAATAGACGAGCATGGCGTTGCGCAACCTGTAGTCCGGCATGATCAGCTCGAACTCCTTGTCGCTCTCGCCGACCGGCCCGAAGACGCGCAGCATGCGGTCGCCGCCGAAGAACAGCGTATCCAGCGCCCCGGTCATTCCCTTGATCATGCCTATGCTGGCGAGATCGATGTGCTCGTCGACCTGCGGCGGCATCTCGGCCACCACCAGCAGCCGCGAGACGCCGCCGTCGCGCACCGCGATGGCCTTGGCGCCGATCGACATCAGCACGTCGTTCTGGGCCGCTCGTGACAGGGACGGGGATTCACCCTCAACCAGGACGATGGACACGGCGGCGGCGGTGCTGAGCCTCTCCTTCAGCCAGCTCAGCCGGTAGCTGGCGATCCAGGGCAGGAAGATCAGAACTTCCGCCAGCAGCACGAAAACGATGGTGAGCAGCAGCAGCTTTGTCGACAGTCCGCGCGACAAGGGCACCCGCCGGGCGGCGGTTTTCGCCGGTCCGGTGCCTTCTTCCGCGGGGACGGTTTCACTCATGCGATTCTGTCTTCACGATCACTTGATCAGCCAAGACTAGGCGATTACGGCTTTTTTGCCAATTTCATCCTTCATCGAGACACAAACGCACAGGCAAGCATCTGGTGCCATCGACGTGACGACGTCGGGCGATCGACCCTGTCAACGCTGGATTGACTTCCAAAAGCCTTCTTTCTATAAGCCCGCACACGCTCGGGCCATTCGTCCCGGCGCGGTTTCGATCGCGCCAAAACCGGCCCGGCAAAGCTCCTGTTACAAAGTGACAGACACAAGAAGGGCCGCACCCCGCGGTATTAAAACAAATGAAGCGTACCTACCAACCGTCCAAACTCGTCCGCAAACGCCGGCACGGCTTCCGTGCCCGCATGGCCACCAAGGGTGGTCGTGGCGTCGTCGCAGCTCGCCGCAATCGCGGTCGCAAGCGGCTCAGCGCCTAAAGCGGAAGACGAAATCGTTGTCCGCAACCGGCAAGCCAGTGGGGCCAAATCCCAAGCGGCTTCTGAAACGCGCGGAATTCCTGGCCGTCCGTCGTGGTGAAAAGCGACGCGGGCGGCTTTTCCTCGTCGAGGTCCTCGACCGCGGCGACCGCGAGGCGCCGCGCGTCGGTTACACCGTCACCAAGAAGGTGGGCAACGCAGTCGTGCGCAACCGCGTCAGGCGGCGGCTCAGGGAAGCCGTACGCATCCATGCCGCAGATGACATGGTGCCCGGCAATGATTATGTCATCGTCGGACGCGAAGATGTGCTCTCCGCCCCCTTCGGCCAGTTGAAGGCCGAACTCTCCCGCCGAATTCGCGGAACACGATAGGCCAAGGGCTCTCGATGGAAAACAACCGTAACTTCTTCATCACCATCGCGCTGTCGGTGCTGATCCTCACTCTATGGCAGGTGTTCTACATGAACCCGCGCGTGGAGGCGCAGCGCGAGGCCGCCAAGGTCGAGCAGCAGCGCGTGGAGGAGCAGAAGAAGACGACTGGCGCCAATCCAGGCGCCTCCGGGACGCCGACGCCGACGCCGCAAGGCACCATTCCGAACACGTCCGGCGGCGAAGCCGTGACCGCGGCCAGCCGCGACCAGGCGCTGACGGCTTCAAAGCGCGTCAAGATCGACACACCGAGCCTGGAAGGCTCGATCAACCTGGTCGGTGCGCGTCTCGATGACCTCAAGCTCAAGCACTACACCGAAACCGTAGACAAGAATTCGCCCGAGATATCGCTGCTGAACCCGCAGGCACTGCCCACCGGCTATTTCGCCGAGATAGGCTTTGTCGGCAACGAAAAGACCGGTGCGGTGCCAGGCGCGGAGACGGTGTGGAGCGTGGACGGCAATCCGACGCTGACCCCGTCGACGCCGGTGACGCTCACCTACACCAACGACAGGGGCCTGACTTTCAAGCGCACCATCTCCGTCGACGACAACTACATGTTCACGGTCTCGGATACGGTGCAGAATTCCGGGAGCAGCGCCGTTTCGCTGTTCAACTATGGCCGCGTCACCCGCTACGACAAGCCGGCCGTGGCCAGCACCTACGTGCTGCATGAGGGCCTGATCGGCTTCACCGGCACCGAGGGCCTCCAGGAGCACAAATATGCCTCCATCG
The nucleotide sequence above comes from Mesorhizobium shangrilense. Encoded proteins:
- a CDS encoding efflux transporter outer membrane subunit → MTGSERGPVAARRLLAPIFSAALLAGCVVGPDYQTPILPMPANWSGQKPAKSAQPAQLARWWQRLRDPELDSLVEEAVAGNLDVATAKAKIREARASYRQSAGALLPSVDDSGSVTHNKSAVTTSGSNDIYSEYQAGFDASWELDLFGANRRGVEAARYGLDASQEELRSTLLTLVGDVASYYAQARGYQARIALARRSAASQRQTAELTRQMALAGTATAADVAKAMGQASSTEAAIPTLEASYAEAMHRLSVLIGRPPAALSERLKRGAPIPAPRLPMPTGIPADILLSRPDVRMAERQYAQYTAKIGQADAARYPSVSLTGNISTAALKLGDLGKSSSIGWSFGPELSMPLFNAGQLQAAVDVAKAQRDQYFIAYRSSVLTALEDVENALVSLSQERIRVGKLASSAKSYGEAARLETTLFKAGEASLLEVLDAERSLYTAEDTMLQSRVLVATQYIALNKALGGGWDGTVDAAKPEIVDVKTGPRLASKSATQ
- a CDS encoding efflux RND transporter permease subunit produces the protein MSAFFINRPIFAWVIAIVIMLGGLLALTTLPISQYPQIAPTTVSISATYPGADAQTVENSVTKVIEQGMTGIDNLDYMTATSTSTGAASIILTFTSAADPDTAQVQTQNKLQLVQSQLPQVVQSNGITVSKSSTGFLMVIGFVSSDGKMNSTDLADYINATVNDTLKRVAGVGSTQLFGSGYAMRIWLDPDKLAKYALMPSDVAAAIQAQNTQVSAGQLGGRPARKGQQLNATVTAKSRLQTAEQFRNIILKSQTDGSLVRLNDVATVELGAESYTTSANYNGKPAAGVAINLATGANAINTAEAVRSTINRLSSTFPQGVEVVYPYDTSPFVRLSIEEVVKTLAEAIVLVFLVMFIFLQNLRATIIPTIAVPVVLLGTFGVLSLFGYSVNTLTMFAMVLAIGLLVDDAIVVVENVERVMQEEGLPPKEATRKSMNEITGALIGIATVLSAVFVPMAFFGGSTGIIYRQFSVTIVSAMVLSVLVALVLTPALCATILRPPKDHATQTGPFGWFNRVFDRGTTAYRDGSHGIINWGKRFLVVFLVIVVAMGWMFARLPSSFLPEEDQGILITSVQLPVGATQDRTDRVLAEVTDHYLKEEKDAVEGVFTASGFGFGGAGQNVGIGFVRLKDFSQRKSPALAARAIAGRAMGAFSKIRDAQVFALAPPAIQGFGNTNGFDFYLQDVNGAGHDALIQTRNQLLGLAAQSKLLTSTRPNGQEDQPQFSVDIDQEKASALGVSLADINNTLSTAWGSNYVNDFIDRGRVKPVYMQSDADFRMQPEDLDKWQVRNANGAMVPFSAFASSHWTFGSPRLERYNGSAAVEIQGAAAAGVSSGAAMDEIDKLVAQLPAGYSHEWTGLSHQERLSGNQATSLYAISALVVFLCLAALYESWSIPFAVMLSVPIGIFGALAAATLFGQTNDVYFKVGLLTTIGLAAKNAILIVEFAIERQAAGMGLVEATLEAARQRLRPILMTSLAFILGVTPLAIASGAGSGAQNSVGIGVMGGMIAATVIGVFLVPLLFVTVRRIFKGRAAKPEAGPNTGPETGQDKGETPAPANQQ
- a CDS encoding 4'-phosphopantetheinyl transferase family protein, encoding MTPPPSSVASSLEETALLRAMAAIAPSGVQVGCRLIREGDEAHLLPEEALSIPARQPAMRRASGAARWIAHGLLADIGFNDFTILRAPSGAPAWPRGITGSLAHDNEMAVAAVAPASDIGSLGIDVEPAQPLPDDILALVATHADVTDALDRDLAGRILFSAKEAVYKAVYPLDRQILGYEDIAVDLNAGFATTTTGRRARLAYCVAPRVVVLAFVPG
- a CDS encoding efflux RND transporter periplasmic adaptor subunit; translation: MPIPSPFPLSANPFRRAPWAAMLAAAVFLAACSQEQSKAPAGMGGAGKPEVGVVTVHPQSVAITAELPGRTTASLTADVRPQVNGIIQARLFKEGSEVVAGQPLYLIDPASYQAAYDSAVAAQQKAEAAVPTAQAKFDRYAGLLKQNVVSKQDYDDAAATLAQANADVASAKASVEAARINLDYTKITAPIAGRIDKSSLTPGALVTANQDTLLTTIRALDPINVDVTQSSTNLLNLRQAISAGRLKFSGPNVSVKLKLENGTIYSQTGKLEFSGANVDQTTGTFALRAEFPNPDRLLLPGMYVRALVEEGVAQNSFLVPQRAVSRNTKGEATAMVINAAGKVETRVLTVRNTIGNNWLVDAGVGDGDRVIVEGMQLVRPGGDATGVEVTIDETTGEVKDRAQGTSQASSPSKMASNQSTGN